In one window of Ruminococcus hominis DNA:
- a CDS encoding heavy metal translocating P-type ATPase: MERIFLLKGLDCPNCSAKIEKEVGDLENVNSSSVNLMKQTLTIQTETFDNSIVEQIETIVHSHEPDVEVSEQKADTSVAPDKKEKTPVYSDDDKKLTIRLISGAVIYAVGMGLTLFGHVSLPVELGVLIVAYIILGWDVVWQAVKNITRGQIFDEHFLMSLSTICAFAIGEYPEAVAVMLFYQVGEFFQSLAVKRSRKSISDLMDIRPDSATVRRNGELVVVAAETVSIGELIVVKPGEKIPLDGIVTEGESMLDTRALTGESVPRSIRKGEEALSGCVNQSGVLTIKVTKSFGESTVTKIIDLVENASSRKAPTENFITTFARYYTPIVVGMAAILAIIPPVILGGGWSEWLRRGFVFLIVSCPCALVISIPLTFFGGIGAASKRGVLVKGSNYLEALNKVSVVVFDKTGTLTKGVFKVVNITVEFGFTKEQVLEYAAQAESYSNHPIAKSIQEAFGKTIDQSVLSGYEEISGHGIRVLIGGKRVLAGNSKLMDSEKVSYAACQSAGTKVYIAVDGRYAGCIVIADEVKDDSQNAIASLKKIGVEKTVMLTGDDEKIGKAVAEQLGLDEYYAQLLPDQKVEKLEYLDQHKTKGSKLAFVGDGINDAPVLARADVGIAMGGLGSDAAIEAADVVLMTDEPSKLVDAIDVAKATKRIVMQNIIIALGIKSVFLILGALGIAGMWEAVFGDVGVTIIAVLNAMRILKK, translated from the coding sequence ATGGAACGAATATTTTTACTGAAGGGACTTGATTGTCCCAATTGTTCGGCAAAGATTGAAAAAGAAGTTGGCGATTTAGAGAATGTGAATTCATCATCTGTCAATCTGATGAAACAGACTCTTACAATACAAACTGAAACATTCGACAATTCAATCGTTGAGCAGATTGAGACGATTGTACACAGCCATGAACCGGATGTTGAAGTATCAGAACAAAAGGCAGATACATCTGTTGCTCCAGATAAGAAAGAGAAAACACCGGTATATAGTGATGATGATAAAAAGCTTACAATACGTCTGATCTCAGGTGCAGTCATCTATGCGGTTGGAATGGGATTGACCTTATTTGGACATGTATCGCTTCCTGTAGAACTTGGTGTATTGATTGTTGCATATATTATTCTTGGCTGGGATGTCGTATGGCAGGCAGTAAAAAATATTACCAGAGGACAGATTTTTGATGAGCATTTCCTGATGAGTTTATCTACAATATGTGCATTTGCAATCGGGGAGTATCCAGAAGCTGTAGCAGTTATGCTCTTTTATCAGGTTGGTGAGTTTTTCCAGTCACTTGCTGTAAAGCGTTCCAGAAAATCAATTTCTGATCTTATGGACATCAGACCGGATTCGGCTACAGTCAGAAGAAATGGCGAACTGGTAGTAGTAGCAGCGGAAACTGTTTCGATTGGCGAACTGATTGTTGTAAAACCGGGAGAAAAGATTCCTTTGGATGGAATTGTTACAGAGGGTGAGTCAATGCTTGATACAAGAGCACTTACCGGTGAATCTGTTCCAAGAAGCATCCGTAAGGGAGAAGAAGCACTGTCAGGATGTGTCAATCAGAGCGGTGTTCTTACAATTAAAGTTACAAAGAGTTTTGGAGAATCAACAGTTACAAAGATTATAGATCTGGTTGAAAATGCTTCTTCCAGAAAAGCACCTACGGAGAACTTTATCACAACATTTGCACGTTATTATACACCGATTGTTGTTGGCATGGCTGCTATTCTTGCTATTATTCCGCCTGTCATTCTTGGTGGTGGATGGTCAGAATGGCTTCGCAGAGGTTTTGTATTCTTAATCGTTTCATGCCCTTGTGCATTGGTTATTTCCATCCCTCTGACCTTCTTTGGTGGAATTGGTGCGGCATCAAAGAGAGGTGTGCTTGTAAAGGGAAGCAATTATCTAGAAGCACTGAATAAGGTAAGCGTCGTCGTGTTTGATAAAACTGGAACCCTGACAAAAGGTGTGTTTAAGGTTGTTAATATCACAGTAGAATTCGGCTTTACAAAAGAGCAGGTTCTTGAATATGCTGCACAGGCAGAAAGCTATTCAAACCATCCGATAGCAAAATCCATACAGGAGGCTTTCGGCAAAACAATTGATCAGTCTGTTCTTTCCGGTTATGAAGAAATATCAGGACATGGAATTCGTGTATTGATTGGTGGTAAAAGAGTACTTGCAGGAAACAGCAAACTTATGGATTCTGAGAAAGTATCTTATGCAGCCTGCCAGTCAGCCGGAACAAAGGTTTATATTGCTGTTGATGGCAGATATGCCGGATGTATCGTAATAGCCGATGAAGTGAAAGATGACAGTCAGAATGCGATTGCCAGTCTGAAGAAAATCGGTGTTGAGAAAACAGTTATGCTTACCGGTGATGATGAAAAGATTGGAAAGGCTGTGGCAGAGCAGCTCGGACTGGATGAATATTATGCACAGTTACTTCCAGATCAGAAAGTTGAAAAACTGGAGTATCTGGATCAGCATAAGACAAAAGGAAGCAAACTTGCATTTGTAGGAGATGGTATCAATGATGCACCTGTTCTTGCAAGAGCCGATGTAGGAATTGCGATGGGTGGACTTGGTTCAGATGCTGCGATTGAAGCTGCAGATGTTGTTCTGATGACAGATGAACCATCAAAGCTTGTGGATGCGATTGATGTTGCAAAAGCAACGAAAAGAATTGTTATGCAGAATATTATCATTGCACTCGGAATCAAGAGTGTGTTCCTTATACTGGGTGCATTAGGCATAGCAGGCATGTGGGAAGCTGTATTTGGTGATGTTGGTGTTACGATTATAGCAGTATTGAATGCCATGAGGATTTTGAAAAAATAA
- a CDS encoding TnpV protein: MKQLEEKEPLPDKEKDQIAWVRAANQHKAIAEEIILKELIYV, translated from the coding sequence TTGAAACAGTTAGAAGAAAAAGAACCATTGCCGGATAAAGAGAAAGATCAGATTGCCTGGGTAAGAGCTGCTAATCAACACAAAGCAATTGCAGAAGAGATTATTCTCAAGGAATTGATTTATGTTTAA
- a CDS encoding ArsR/SmtB family transcription factor yields the protein MADSQFTCNCDVIHEDIVNDVKKKMQSKEEYIELASLFKLFGDGTRVQILHALEQSEMCVCDLAVLLGVTKSAVSHQLKALRLAKLVKYRKEAQIAYYSLADEHVKEIIDKGFEHLRD from the coding sequence ATGGCAGATTCTCAATTCACTTGTAATTGTGACGTTATCCATGAAGACATCGTAAATGATGTAAAAAAGAAGATGCAGTCTAAAGAGGAATATATAGAACTTGCTTCACTTTTTAAATTATTTGGGGATGGTACCAGGGTGCAGATTCTTCATGCATTAGAACAAAGCGAGATGTGCGTCTGTGATCTGGCAGTATTGCTTGGAGTTACGAAATCCGCAGTATCGCACCAGCTTAAGGCACTACGTCTGGCTAAGTTAGTAAAATATCGTAAGGAAGCTCAGATTGCGTATTATTCTTTGGCAGATGAGCATGTTAAGGAAATTATTGATAAAGGCTTTGAACATTTAAGAGATTAA
- a CDS encoding helix-turn-helix transcriptional regulator produces MFSILDTNTSQNHYFGMSSGILNQLPFNEIIKSIPEQHHLDGPFNLYFSTHHPDSSETALIIMQSSPIQNMYVTLNAKEMDIQSRMSTLHRHDFYELMFVIDGDIYQNIENLRHYYPQGSCCLMNKNVFHQEEYGGYHRIAFLQFSEEYLLQLMEAPRYFTKKENIKSNLFNDFLNINHKKNYFSDKNYIDFIPLETPMWIDQNIHDRFEKILWEIQSPSMGSTFRINAMMLELISLLFDNKHYHNTPLHFTSSAEQELFDSITRFLVQHNGRVSRKELETHFHYSGDYLYKITQKFTGLSLFDYGMKFCMQKACDLLITTAMPIADICQQLSFSNQTYFFKKFKEYHGMSPAKYRKLNRLQN; encoded by the coding sequence ATGTTTTCTATTTTAGATACCAATACGTCACAAAACCATTATTTTGGAATGTCTTCTGGGATATTAAACCAGCTTCCATTTAACGAAATAATTAAAAGCATACCTGAGCAGCATCATCTGGATGGCCCTTTTAATCTATACTTTTCAACTCATCATCCTGATTCATCGGAGACTGCACTCATCATTATGCAATCATCCCCCATACAAAATATGTATGTAACACTGAATGCAAAAGAAATGGACATACAATCTCGTATGTCCACATTACACCGTCACGACTTTTACGAATTAATGTTTGTAATAGACGGTGATATTTACCAGAATATAGAAAATCTTCGACATTACTATCCTCAAGGCAGCTGCTGTCTTATGAATAAAAATGTCTTTCATCAAGAAGAATACGGCGGTTATCATCGAATTGCCTTTTTACAATTCTCTGAAGAATACCTGTTACAGTTGATGGAAGCCCCTCGATATTTCACTAAAAAAGAAAATATCAAATCCAATCTATTCAATGATTTTCTTAATATCAATCATAAAAAGAATTATTTTTCAGATAAGAATTATATAGATTTTATTCCATTGGAAACACCCATGTGGATTGATCAGAACATTCATGACCGATTTGAAAAAATATTATGGGAAATCCAGTCACCTTCTATGGGATCTACCTTTCGCATAAATGCAATGATGCTCGAGCTTATCAGCTTGCTTTTTGATAATAAACATTATCACAATACGCCCTTACACTTTACCTCTAGTGCCGAGCAGGAGCTTTTTGATTCTATTACCAGATTTCTTGTGCAGCATAATGGTCGTGTGAGCCGCAAAGAATTAGAGACACATTTCCACTATTCTGGAGATTATCTATATAAGATTACTCAAAAATTCACCGGGCTTTCGCTATTTGATTATGGTATGAAATTCTGCATGCAGAAAGCGTGCGATTTACTCATCACAACCGCCATGCCGATTGCAGATATTTGCCAGCAGCTTAGTTTTAGTAATCAAACCTATTTCTTCAAGAAATTCAAGGAATACCATGGGATGAGTCCGGCAAAGTATAGGAAGTTGAACCGATTGCAAAATTAA
- a CDS encoding ORF6N domain-containing protein, producing MADQKVREMEPVETQIVEIMPPDVENLIYVVRNKQVMVDSDLAMLYQVETGALNRAVKRNIARFPEDFRFQLTKDEYENLKCQFGTSNGSGTENGYGGRRTLPYVFTEQGISMLASVLHSEVAINVSIGIMRAFVEMRRFIANNALLFERISNVELKQLEYQKKTDEKLEQIFEYISDHEESNQKIFFDGQIYDAFSLLIGLIQKAEMEIVLVDGYVDVGTLNILSKKKENVAVTVYTQQRTKLSQTDVDNFNVQYPKLDVKYTRAFHDRFLILDKTKAYHVGASLKDAGKKCFGINLIEDAGIVRDILQRLELETEE from the coding sequence ATGGCGGATCAGAAAGTAAGAGAAATGGAACCAGTGGAAACACAAATAGTTGAAATCATGCCACCGGACGTTGAAAATCTGATTTATGTAGTAAGAAACAAACAAGTCATGGTGGATAGTGATCTGGCAATGCTTTATCAGGTAGAAACGGGAGCGTTAAACAGAGCCGTTAAAAGAAATATTGCCAGATTTCCAGAAGATTTTCGATTTCAGCTTACAAAAGATGAATATGAAAACTTGAAATGCCAATTTGGCACCTCAAATGGCAGTGGAACAGAAAATGGTTATGGTGGCAGACGTACATTACCGTATGTATTTACAGAGCAGGGAATATCCATGCTTGCAAGTGTATTGCATAGCGAGGTGGCAATTAATGTAAGTATAGGTATTATGCGTGCATTTGTAGAAATGCGACGGTTTATAGCCAACAATGCACTTTTGTTTGAAAGGATTAGTAACGTTGAGCTAAAACAACTGGAATATCAGAAAAAGACAGATGAAAAACTGGAGCAGATTTTTGAGTACATATCAGATCATGAGGAGTCTAATCAAAAGATATTTTTTGATGGTCAGATATATGATGCATTCAGCTTATTGATAGGACTGATTCAGAAAGCAGAAATGGAAATTGTTCTGGTAGATGGATATGTGGATGTAGGAACATTAAATATTTTGTCAAAGAAGAAAGAAAATGTGGCGGTGACAGTTTATACACAGCAACGGACAAAATTATCTCAAACAGATGTAGATAACTTTAATGTACAGTATCCTAAACTGGATGTGAAGTACACAAGAGCATTTCATGATCGTTTTTTAATTCTTGATAAAACGAAAGCATATCATGTGGGTGCGTCTTTGAAGGATGCAGGTAAAAAATGTTTTGGTATTAATCTGATTGAAGATGCAGGTATTGTAAGAGATATTTTACAGAGATTGGAATTGGAAACAGAAGAATAG
- a CDS encoding plasmid mobilization protein, which yields MRKRNHTVTIRMNKAEYDLLQSKVKESGQTQQAVVLHAIADLKIASAEEVEELKKLNLMLAEILSQLRGAATNINQIARTINAGGFIPREDILHHLNQNILNYRKESEKIWQSIRQLISGQILMEQ from the coding sequence ATGAGAAAACGAAATCATACAGTAACCATACGAATGAATAAAGCAGAGTACGATCTGCTTCAAAGCAAGGTAAAAGAATCCGGGCAAACCCAGCAGGCAGTGGTACTCCATGCGATAGCAGATTTAAAAATTGCATCCGCAGAGGAAGTAGAAGAATTGAAAAAGTTGAATCTGATGCTTGCAGAGATACTCAGCCAGCTTCGTGGTGCTGCCACGAATATCAACCAGATTGCACGGACAATAAATGCTGGTGGCTTTATACCAAGAGAAGATATTTTGCATCATCTTAATCAGAATATCCTCAACTACCGGAAGGAGAGTGAAAAGATATGGCAGTCAATAAGACAGTTAATAAGCGGACAAATTCTCATGGAGCAATGA
- a CDS encoding glycoside hydrolase family 2 TIM barrel-domain containing protein gives MKIRDFNRDWEFHSDKSAEVQIVNLPHDAMIMENRDKSNPSGGACAYFDGGKYSYKKKFNHDEENKNVIMYCEGIYQNSKILLNGEMIDERPYGYAAYYISLSEHLHSGENEIEIIADNADTPNTRYYSGAGIYRNISLFTAGESYILPDGVRISTINNDSVHIKTEMHGTGSVHVLVYEDDVVVAEGDGNDVTLKIPNAKTWDEESPFLYSCKVELIESGKLLDSVMKRFGIRTLAWNGNGFFVNGKNTLLRGACVHHDNGILGACSFRDAEYRRAKILKEAGFNAIRSSHNPISSHLLEACDELGIYVMDETWDYWLVHKNPYDQANENFLKWWKQDVESMIQTDYNHPSVIMYSIGNEISELGTVKGQELCNEIANYVREFDETRPVTCGVNLLLAGMAKKGKGLYSDSDNKNGSQSMDSMPTSAFYNVLMNKMGGLIDKMASSKAADSVCDSLSPILDIAGYNYATSRYQKESKTRPDKCFVGSETLPKTLYGNWKLVKSIPNLIGDFMWTGWDYLGETGLGTIRYVHKKTKENAYKGLPIISGSGVIDICGTPQAEVAWNKIIWGLQDEPAIGVDPMQFPEYTRAMSMWRNTDCVESWSWEDCDGNKTNITIYASGVSAELILNGRSLGKKKVKEGKAIFKNVKYIPGKIEAVNLDATGKEIGRTALQSATGNTTLKLEADKMQLRPNGQDLCFIELSLVGENGILKMNADTEINVRISGAGTLQGFGSAVPNTENSFISGIYTTYRGRALIAVRTGYEEGEIHVSVSADGISEQTISIQVKGEE, from the coding sequence ATGAAAATTAGAGACTTTAATAGAGACTGGGAATTTCACAGCGACAAAAGTGCTGAGGTGCAGATCGTAAATCTTCCTCATGATGCCATGATTATGGAAAACAGGGATAAATCAAATCCATCGGGTGGAGCATGTGCCTATTTCGATGGAGGAAAATATTCATATAAGAAGAAATTCAACCATGATGAAGAAAATAAGAATGTGATTATGTACTGTGAGGGCATCTATCAGAACTCAAAAATTCTATTAAATGGTGAAATGATAGATGAGAGACCATATGGATATGCAGCATATTACATATCACTTAGCGAGCATCTTCATTCTGGAGAAAATGAAATTGAAATAATTGCGGATAACGCAGATACACCGAATACCAGATATTATTCTGGTGCCGGAATATATAGGAATATAAGCCTTTTTACAGCAGGAGAATCGTATATTTTACCGGATGGCGTCAGAATTTCCACAATCAATAATGATAGTGTACATATTAAAACAGAAATGCATGGAACAGGTAGTGTACATGTATTGGTATATGAAGATGACGTAGTAGTAGCTGAGGGAGATGGTAATGATGTAACCTTGAAAATTCCTAATGCAAAAACATGGGATGAGGAGAGCCCTTTTCTTTATTCATGCAAGGTAGAGTTAATTGAATCAGGAAAGTTATTGGACTCTGTAATGAAGCGATTTGGAATTCGAACGCTTGCATGGAATGGTAATGGATTCTTTGTAAATGGTAAAAATACTTTACTCCGTGGAGCATGCGTTCACCATGATAACGGTATTCTTGGAGCATGCAGTTTCAGGGATGCAGAGTATCGCCGTGCCAAAATACTGAAAGAAGCTGGATTTAATGCCATTCGAAGCTCTCATAACCCGATTTCTTCACATTTGCTCGAGGCGTGTGACGAGCTTGGAATATATGTAATGGACGAGACTTGGGATTACTGGCTCGTGCATAAGAACCCATATGATCAGGCAAATGAGAACTTCCTGAAATGGTGGAAGCAGGACGTGGAATCTATGATCCAGACGGATTATAATCATCCATCAGTGATTATGTATTCAATCGGAAACGAAATTTCTGAACTCGGTACAGTTAAAGGACAGGAGCTTTGTAATGAAATTGCAAATTATGTCAGAGAGTTCGATGAAACCAGACCTGTTACCTGTGGGGTGAACTTGCTTCTTGCAGGAATGGCTAAAAAAGGTAAAGGTCTTTATTCTGATAGCGATAATAAGAATGGCAGTCAGAGCATGGATTCTATGCCGACTAGTGCTTTTTACAATGTGCTTATGAATAAAATGGGAGGACTGATTGACAAAATGGCTTCGTCAAAAGCTGCGGATAGTGTTTGTGATTCACTTTCTCCAATATTAGATATTGCTGGATATAATTATGCTACTTCCAGATATCAGAAGGAGAGCAAGACAAGACCGGATAAATGCTTTGTGGGTTCAGAAACATTGCCTAAAACACTGTATGGTAACTGGAAATTAGTGAAATCTATCCCTAATTTAATAGGTGATTTTATGTGGACTGGATGGGATTACTTAGGAGAGACAGGTCTCGGAACTATACGTTATGTACATAAGAAAACAAAGGAAAATGCATATAAGGGACTTCCGATTATCTCTGGAAGCGGTGTAATTGATATCTGCGGAACTCCACAGGCTGAAGTAGCATGGAATAAAATTATTTGGGGATTACAAGATGAACCAGCAATCGGAGTTGACCCGATGCAGTTCCCTGAGTATACCAGAGCAATGTCTATGTGGCGCAATACAGATTGCGTTGAAAGTTGGTCATGGGAAGACTGTGACGGAAACAAGACCAACATAACTATATATGCTTCTGGAGTCAGTGCTGAACTAATTTTAAATGGAAGAAGTCTTGGTAAAAAGAAAGTAAAGGAAGGAAAGGCAATATTCAAAAATGTGAAATACATTCCTGGAAAAATCGAAGCAGTTAATTTGGATGCAACCGGTAAGGAAATTGGCAGAACAGCGTTGCAGTCAGCTACTGGAAACACAACTCTAAAATTAGAGGCTGATAAAATGCAGCTTAGGCCAAATGGGCAGGATCTTTGCTTTATCGAGTTGAGCTTAGTAGGAGAAAATGGAATCTTAAAAATGAATGCAGATACAGAAATAAATGTACGGATATCCGGAGCAGGAACTCTTCAGGGATTTGGCTCAGCTGTACCTAATACAGAGAACAGTTTCATTTCAGGTATCTACACAACATATCGCGGTAGAGCATTAATAGCTGTACGAACTGGTTATGAAGAAGGAGAAATTCATGTTTCAGTAAGTGCAGATGGAATATCGGAGCAGACAATAAGTATTCAGGTAAAAGGAGAAGAATAA
- a CDS encoding alpha/beta hydrolase, whose translation MKSKYPYSKELRKTISFSNINLEEKVRDGSLAKVAGFFSKQVSSYKSKIAKVRKDTCQSFDQKSITFYEFTPKKEESLYPAMIYYHGGGFMFPIQKAMMNNSSLYAENTGVKVFLPEYRLALDSPCDTTLEDCYAMLKFIFENAEKLKVDKNRVFLYGDSAGGCLAAGIALLNRDRNHYPLCGQMLIYPVCDNERGKYESMEKYKDAAWSKNSNEQMWRIYLSRGVEKETYTIPMKNELHDLPPAYIEPQQFDTLRDEAIAYANKLKNAGVDVDLNVISGSYHGFDADLKSPLVKRVFEKRYEVIRKFIQ comes from the coding sequence ATGAAGTCGAAATATCCTTATAGTAAAGAATTGAGAAAAACCATAAGTTTTAGCAATATAAATCTGGAAGAAAAAGTAAGAGACGGCAGTCTGGCAAAAGTTGCCGGTTTTTTCAGTAAGCAGGTCTCATCATATAAGAGCAAAATAGCAAAAGTCAGAAAAGATACCTGTCAATCTTTTGATCAAAAAAGTATTACTTTTTACGAGTTTACCCCGAAAAAAGAAGAGTCGCTGTATCCTGCTATGATTTATTATCATGGAGGAGGATTTATGTTTCCTATTCAGAAAGCTATGATGAATAATAGCTCCCTGTATGCAGAGAATACAGGCGTAAAAGTTTTTTTGCCTGAATACCGTCTGGCCCTTGACAGCCCATGTGACACGACATTGGAGGATTGTTATGCCATGCTGAAGTTTATATTCGAAAATGCAGAGAAACTTAAAGTAGACAAAAATCGTGTATTCCTGTATGGGGACAGTGCTGGTGGTTGTCTTGCTGCCGGTATTGCGCTGTTAAATCGTGACAGAAATCATTATCCGTTATGTGGTCAGATGCTTATTTATCCGGTATGTGACAATGAAAGAGGAAAATATGAATCGATGGAGAAGTATAAAGATGCTGCATGGAGTAAAAATTCCAATGAGCAAATGTGGCGTATTTATTTAAGCCGTGGTGTTGAAAAGGAAACCTATACCATTCCTATGAAAAATGAGTTACATGATTTGCCGCCTGCTTATATAGAACCACAGCAATTTGATACTTTACGGGATGAGGCAATTGCTTATGCCAATAAGTTAAAAAATGCCGGAGTAGACGTAGATTTAAATGTAATCTCAGGCTCTTATCATGGATTTGATGCAGATTTAAAGAGTCCTCTTGTAAAAAGAGTTTTTGAGAAACGATATGAAGTGATACGAAAGTTTATACAATAA
- a CDS encoding DUF6040 family protein: MEAFEQAQRKQEEAEKQARQAEYQTERVRKRADVEIQRARRKAKSEVEDMKEMQFFWDWGYLCVIFFSLIQNGAFQRDILQLIMLPVNWCREYVIWFEQLDYMGYPSGEVTFERIVSMVAIMAGIVGCVILVWGGIEQYRKIWDDIYKMVLISSISFSAVLGNMVREYLSLNLIFLIFLINMGAIFLRMYLSKKKNKFIL, encoded by the coding sequence GTGGAAGCGTTTGAACAGGCACAGCGGAAACAGGAAGAAGCAGAAAAACAGGCAAGGCAGGCAGAGTATCAGACTGAAAGGGTAAGAAAACGGGCAGATGTGGAGATACAAAGAGCCAGGAGAAAAGCAAAATCAGAAGTTGAGGATATGAAAGAAATGCAGTTTTTCTGGGATTGGGGATATCTTTGTGTCATTTTCTTTTCACTTATTCAGAATGGAGCATTTCAAAGAGATATATTGCAGCTAATCATGTTGCCAGTTAATTGGTGCAGAGAGTATGTGATATGGTTTGAACAGCTGGATTATATGGGATATCCTTCAGGAGAAGTCACATTTGAACGAATAGTTTCAATGGTTGCGATTATGGCAGGAATTGTCGGATGTGTAATTCTTGTATGGGGTGGAATTGAGCAGTATAGAAAGATATGGGATGATATTTATAAAATGGTTTTGATATCTAGTATTTCCTTTAGTGCAGTGCTGGGAAATATGGTGCGAGAGTATCTATCGTTAAATTTGATTTTTTTGATTTTCCTTATAAATATGGGGGCTATTTTTCTAAGAATGTATTTGAGTAAAAAGAAAAATAAATTTATCTTATAA
- a CDS encoding DUF6921 family protein, translating to MKRRLILLVVVIALIAGFGALLHSPPSIIDAVTGATPKAKKAAQSSAQLEGSYIFCMNPLLDKLSDEDIREQLKAFVTGKTDSIRTDTELSFDIYVSETDYALIRYADSLCERLNDAGADVQIKQYSGTMLRSRAVSGKYEAFLSESDLVSTDALENADYIILDSAEMR from the coding sequence GTGAAGCGTAGACTTATTTTACTGGTGGTGGTAATTGCTTTGATTGCAGGGTTTGGTGCATTACTGCACTCCCCTCCATCCATTATAGATGCTGTTACAGGTGCAACACCAAAGGCAAAGAAAGCAGCCCAAAGCTCGGCACAGCTTGAGGGCAGTTATATTTTCTGTATGAATCCGTTGCTTGATAAACTGTCAGATGAGGATATAAGAGAGCAATTAAAAGCATTTGTAACAGGAAAGACGGATAGCATTCGTACAGATACAGAATTATCATTTGATATTTATGTTTCGGAAACAGATTATGCGCTTATAAGATATGCCGATTCCTTATGCGAAAGGCTTAATGATGCAGGTGCTGATGTGCAGATAAAACAATACAGCGGTACAATGCTGCGTTCAAGGGCAGTCAGTGGGAAATATGAAGCATTCCTTTCTGAAAGTGATCTGGTCAGCACAGACGCTCTTGAAAATGCTGACTATATCATACTGGACAGTGCAGAAATGAGGTGA
- a CDS encoding helix-turn-helix domain-containing protein, producing the protein MAQIFRVERTKNFTVMSNHHFKNKNLTLKAKGLLSLMLSLPDDWNYNMQGLATLSRDGIDSVRSAIKELEHHGYVERHRLRNEYGFYGDTEYIIREVPLGEEND; encoded by the coding sequence ATGGCACAGATTTTTCGTGTAGAGAGAACTAAGAATTTTACGGTAATGAGTAATCACCATTTCAAGAATAAGAATCTGACATTGAAAGCGAAAGGTCTATTATCGCTGATGTTAAGTTTGCCAGATGACTGGAATTACAATATGCAAGGACTGGCAACATTGAGCAGAGATGGGATTGATTCTGTTCGTTCTGCAATTAAGGAATTAGAGCATCATGGATATGTGGAACGTCATAGATTGCGTAATGAATATGGTTTTTATGGCGATACCGAATATATTATCCGGGAAGTTCCATTAGGAGAAGAAAATGATTAA